In Erigeron canadensis isolate Cc75 chromosome 8, C_canadensis_v1, whole genome shotgun sequence, the DNA window TGGTTTCTGAGTATCGATTTCTAACTCTTTAAGTATTTCGTGTATCCAACACCTATTCAATCCCATCATGCCATTTCTAACTTGTTAACTGCTTTAAATAACTACGTAGTTAACTAGAAAAGTGGATGACTGAATTGTTAAATCAATGAATGAAAAATAAGGTGAAAATGAACTCCAAATCTCCAATAGGCATAATGTAGGATAAACAATTTGTGTGACAAAAAATCAGGGTTATTATTACAAATCGTGTAtctgattaatcattttctcaaaaataatacccatacccatgttttttattatgtatgtaAACATCCCAGAGCTCTCATTTTGTATTAGCACATCTCGCTCCTCCGTATATTTTAGTTTGTCGTCTCCTACATACATTCCACTTGAGGGTATAATTGTCATTTTACATGTTCAGTTATTATCACGAATCATAACCGTGGCCCGTCATTTTCCCACAAATCCTGCCACTCAAAAAGACCATAAATAcccttatttttttgtttttgttttttaacccttttctccgATTGTAATAGACTAATAGCCATTAAGCCATACAATACGATGCTATAGATATACTATAGGTATTTCAATCACTAGATCTAAGACAATCAACCAAGttcaaatgtattttagttTTAACCATCAGGGTCCAACCAAAAACAGTTACAAGAGAATAATTTCCATGTAAAAACAAATCATGGGTCAGGGACTCAGATCACAGATGGACCATTTAGCATCCACAGACCACTAGCCTGCTAAGTTTGTATTCCGGTGCAGAATAAAATGTCGGAACTTAATATTTTATAGATATAAGTTTCTTTTAGAAGGACATGATGCAAGTCTAAGCTTTACAAGTACCTCGTGCAACAAAAAAATGCCTGGACAGGGTAGTGCAAAATTAAACATTAGCCTCCCTATAAGGGCAAGAAAAGACAGCATACAGACGACTAAAACAACTATCATATGACTTTCAAGTTTTTACCTCCAATTGAataaaattcaaagttttttgGTATTTGAAGAAAGAAGCCCCATTTGTTCAGTGAGCTGCTGCATTTGAGACCCAGAACCCTCAGTTCCTGATGGCTTGTTTTCGTTTCCAGTCACTACATGGTCATCCACAGGACCAGAATCCATTTCGTCACTCGCATCAACTTCTGGGCTCTGCTCAAGGAAGTGCTCCCATGAAGGGTCATATGCAGTAAGATACTTCTCCATCTCTGTCAGTAAATTATTATCCCATTCTACGTCTGCATCAGGAGAGAAACTCCCGATATCTAGTGTAAGTTTGTCATCAACCATGTTTGCACCCAGCAGTGCCTGATTCTGTGTTTCAGAATGCATGTAACTGTCCACACTAACATCTGGAACCAGTTCTTGCAGGCATGAGAGATCAGACACATCGGATAAATCTTGACCATCCACTAGTGGGTTAGTATCTGGGAAATTATTCGCTGCAACCACTTCAGAATTTGTTTCTAAGGGTGCAGACAGGATCCCTGTAACTGCTGGTAAATAAGATTGACCAGAAGCTGGTGGTTTGACTTCCTGAAGAGTAAGTGCAGAACTGAAAGTATTCAAGCGGGGAGAGGGATTATCTAGTTTCATGATCTGCTTGAGCATGGCTTGTGCTGCATCATTCATCATGGGCTGGTACTTGACAATTTGTCCATCTGATGAATGGTCATTTGAAATAACTGCATCTTCCTTATACCTGCGTTTTTTATTTCCTTCTGTTATGAGTCGAGTGCTCTCATTTTGTTGTTGAACAAAGTGAGCCAAGAACCCAGGGCTGTTCACTGCTTTTGCTAAAAATGACATCATTTGTTGTTGCCTTTGTTCCATTCCCTGAAGACGTTGCACCATTGATTGCATTTGGGTATCAGTTGTTTGTTGCTGCTGTCTCAGCCTGACAAGCTCTTGCATCAAAACATTTTTGTCCCTTTTCAGTCTCTCAACCTCTTCCTCCAGACCAAACTTTCCAACTTCAACACATGCACCCACAGAGGAGGTCTGTTGATGAGGTTGTTGAGGCGGTTGATGGTGTACCGCAGCTGATTTTCGGCGAATGATACTTTTAAGCAAGTGTTTTTGACCTCGTAAAAATCCCTCATTTGCAAATTCCCATCGATCAGGATCGACTTTCCTAAATCCCTATTGATCAGCGCgtcaaaataatcaaattagCACATGTTCCAAACTAGTATTTTAACAAGGATACTTCCTTccggggaaaaaaaaagtattttaacAAGGATAAGCATGACTAAAGTGAAATATTAAAGTATAATGGGGCAGCTACAAATACATTCAAACACAATCAAAATATCTGCAAAGGGTGATCAACTGACTTCAAGGTCCAACCAAATTAGATCAACTCGGTTGCATTAGCTTTCTTTTTAAAGCTCTGTTATATTTCATAGTGATCAAGTGATAATAGTAGCTCCATCTGATTAATATGAAGGTATAAACAAACCTCCAATATATCCATGCCTGCCGATATAAGTTAGCTTTACTTAAAAAAGATTATAGCTGCATATCCTTATCCCCCCCACCCCCCACAAActggaaaagaaaaaacagcACACTTACACACTATTGCTACATAAAAAAGGTTATGACGTAACATCTGAAGTCTAGACCACATCATAATTTGTTTTCAAAATATGCATACCATCCCAGATAACGAATATAAGCCATCAAAGCTGTTTCTTTTCACCAGTCTAGGTTAAGCAAGTCCCACTTAGCTAACTTATAACAGTTGCAAGATGAGGTGCGCAAATAATGTTATTCGCTGATTCTTTCAAATAGTTGATGGGCAGTCTTCCACATCCACTGAATATATTAGGATGCCTTTCATTTAACTTGAATTTATGTATACAGGCATCTTATGTTGTGAGAAGACTAAAGCATAGAAGAGCAACAGAACAGACTCCTGAACTTTGATCAAGACTAAGCCAGTCCTAAGCAGTGAAAGTATGCTAGAGTCATGACATGCCAAGCAAATACGATTTGAGGGTTATGAATACCTGATTCCAGTGTTGTCCTTACATGCTTAACTCTAAAATGGGTCCCTATTGTCAACGGACACGGCAGTACAAGGAAAACCCTCAAGTTGATATTTcttattaaaaactatattgTAGTGTCATAATGTTGCCGATAACCTAAAGTGAATCTTTATAGTACCGTAGTGGCTGCATTAACTATGTTTATAGAATGGCGGGGATCGTCTTTTTTCGGTCAAAATACTCTGCTCTGCCAGACTTACACCCTCGTGTTCAATAAGAAAAAAACTCAAGTACAATTAGTTGTTGCAGGATATAAAGTTAAGGCTAACAAGTTTAACAATCCTCGATAGGTCGCTTTATAAGGTTCTCTTTaaatacttgtttttttttcgACAACTCTATAATCGATGTCATCAACACAAGTTTAACAATCCTCGATAAGTCGGTTTCTAAGTTGATAAAGTTATCCTACTATCAGTGCTGCATCAACTAACTTAAACTCCTCTCTAACAAacctaattaaaaataactatGTGATGTCAATTTATATCGAATAAATTGTATTTACCtgttaataaattattcaaaacaacatataaacgatcataatttaaaaattaactagaaaaacaataaaaaaacaaaaaaaacaaggGGGAAAAGGAGAGAAAATAATTACATAAGTATTGAGCTGGCGAACAAAGCTTGAGAaattattatgtttaaaatatttgggCAAAAGGTCTCTAGCGAATTCCGGGGGGTCCCACACAATGAAACTGTTATTGGTGGCGCTCCATGAAACAACCTTATCAGTTGACGGATCATCTACCATATCATATGTCTTTACTAAAAACGGCGGCGGTGCATTTACGCCGGTCATCGGAGCCGGAGCCGGCGCTGGCGATGGAAGGGTGGCGCCGCTGTCCGTGATGGCATTATGAGGTTCcattttatttagggttttgggAACACCATTAACGGATTTTATAAACCCtagaaaattgttttattattttttaaaaaagtattatTTGGGTGGGAACGGAAGTGTGGAGAAAGGatggaaaaaggaaagaaagaaagaaagaaggtgAGAGATTAGACGGTAGATAGAGAGAGAGGGATGATGAGCGTCAGCCACGGAGAAAGTTGGGATTTTTTTAATGAGAGTAAAACTCACTGTCACTcggttttcttcttcttaaaaTACGAGTAGTTGTTGTGACTGGACTTGTTTTCGAGATATCTATTTTTtgacaaaataatatttttttaataatcttttttaaaaactttgattCTATAAGTATCATaatttttgaagaatttttaaaataattattatctagaagaatttattatttttcttatatttctaCCAAAAGTAAAGGATGCATCCAATAACATGAAACTCAAGGGGTGGGTGTCATGACAACACCAACGCACATCAACCActgataatatattttttctaaaatattttagtCCATCAAACTAAAAAACTCATCGGTTTATACAAGATGTCATGATATACTAACTCACGTCACCGTTTAATGtaaattttcatttatcatttaggataatgataaatcaatctAACTGTTCCTAAACATCAACCTAATTATTAGAGGATGACATGCGAAATAATCAAGGGATAAAATAAGGAAAGAGACTTGTCTAACTCTTAAAATTTTAGGTTGATTATTAAGCATATAAATTagattgattaatcatttttcatttattaaagcATTCAATTGTCAAGTGTGTATGGCCACATTCGATTTGTGAAACCAAACTCATTGTACCGAGTCCAGACCAAAATAGAGGAAATGGTGTTCAATTTCGATTTCATCCGGACCACAAGCAAAGAGTGAAAGAGAGTTCCCCCGTATGGAACGAGAAGGTTATCTCGCATTTTGGCACGAGAGAAATAAAcacaatgatttttttttttaattattatctaaGTTTGTCACAATAATAACttacataaattatatatatatatatatatacagggtaACACTCACTaaaaacactcttaaaataagaacggtgaaaacacttaaaaacatcattttgatgcattaaaagtccataaaattaacatagtgcataagtaattatcattattttaatgtttaaaaatacattgatccgtcaaaattgaaaaaatcacgttttttgttttgtgcatccatcttggatgcatattcatcaaaatgatgcatccaacaaaaaacgtgattttttattttgtcagatcaatgtgttgttaaacacttaaataatgataattagttatgcactatgtcagttttatgaacttttaatgcatcaaaatgtagtttttaagtgttctcaccgtgttcttatttacGTTAGTGGTAGCTCAACAGTACTATAGGACTAGGTGATTCTTTTAGGCCCCCAGAAATTTTAAGGcctcaatattttgtatattagacttaatGTTTCGATTTTTgattaagtatcattatataatttgcattgcagtAACACTCTTTTGGTTTCTGCATCAACATCTGCATCTTTTTAATTACTAGTAGTTGAATAACAAAAGTcgagttgttttttttttttactttattttatatgataattAACTAAGCCTCAAAAATTGATCTCGTTTGAGGCTTCTGGAAACCTTAAGCCGCCACTATATATCGTGTAGGCATTATGTTAGTGTGTATAATTgatgttattaaaataaaatgtatgtatttgaagttgagtttgtttaagttgtatCAAATAGTGAAATACATATCCAAACCATGTTGGTGCCTTCGTTTCATATAATATTTCCCACAAGACAACGGAATATGCCATGGCCAAATAtgatatagacatatagtcatTTGGTTGTTCGTTGCACTGCTCTTACTATTAATGTCTAAAAGTGATTAGTTGAGCAACTTCTCGAAATGTTGTTTggttaatatatatttcatcacaaaaataaaaatcatctaAAGCTGAGTGTTAGAAAGGCTTGATTGCAAAAATGGGTGTAACTATCGGTTACATGTTAACCTTGCAATTGGAAAAATGGTTAGCGGGAGTGGGGTACTTGTGAGCCTTTATGTTGGTTCCACcttaaaatagaaaaatcagttttataattataacttagATTTAAAATTGATGATGCCTATCATGTATTTATTCATATTGatattttttgggtaaaagatAGAATTTGTTAACATTGATATTTGATATACGAAAAGTATATGTAAGTTAGTTgtaaaataatactcgtaggATTTTACTAATAAAAGATACAGTAAATATTATCATGgtcattttttattagtttatcATCTCATTAGACACATTGTATAAGCTAGTTATATACTAGATTcgagatccaaatcaacaaatTATACAGCACACCCAACCATAAAGTTATTTATCATCAAAATATTATCCATGTATTTTTCTAGTATGTGTTTGAAATTCTAATTTTTATATCATTGTGattaaaagttttctttttaattatctatactacctagtacctaataaagcaaatctccccttattaattatttatgtttttgaaataCCTAATTTGCCATTGGACATTttttattcccataataccctcTTCACCCTAAAATCAGGCACGCTTTAACCACTATCCCTCTTTTGTAACCTGTAATTTTGTTAACGCTGATATGAAAATTACTACCATCAACCGCTGTCACTTCCGCCCACCACCACAGTATATcgccgctgcatcgcgcgggtatccATCTAGTCATTTTAATAACCAAACAACCTttatacaataataaataaatattttaaataaattatatatctttttaaaaaaataacattaaaaaaaaacctttagaTTTGTACCGAACAAACATTACAACAACAATGACATCTTGCAATGTATAAATGACGAATATTGAGGGAGAACCGATCATTCATAGTCTATATTTTTAAAgacttaaattttaaaatttatattagtacctgtatattattattacatataatatatatacggTAAATAATCAACTATATACATTTGATAGTTAAGACAAATGTCTCTATTTTTTTCCATAGATTAATGGGTTAAATCTTGTAGAGAATCAAATCACCCTttcacattattttttttagcgtGATGCTTGTAACTGTCCTCCTCGTGCGTCATTGGCTTCTAAGACACTCCTCCTTATTGACACCATGTGTCCTTGTGTCTGCGTCTTGAACTTTAGTCCTCATGTGGAAGCTGATGGACCCtccaatgtttttttttatgttttatatatgtgtattttatgtatgagagataaattataaaataattaatgatgTGAAAAGAAGTTCTAAAAAGCTTTTCTTTATAGACAACGAGAGTCTGAGGAGAGTCCTGAGttatgtgatgctgatgtggcagtgaAGAAGCTCCAAGAAGCTCTGCCTTATAAGCACCGGACTTACAAGTTTTCTTTATAGACAACGAGACTCTAAGGAGAGTCATGAGTTATGTGATGATGATGTGACAAtgaagaagcttcaagaagctccGCCTTATAAGCACTGGCCTTACAAGTTTCAACGAGAGTCTAAGGAGAATCATGAGTTATGTGATGCTGATGTAGCAGtgaaaaagcttcaagaagTTCTGTCTTATAAGCACTGGCCTTACAAGTTTCCTTACAAGTGTGCAATAATaactatacaatatatattataaattattatatattaattaaaaaatgcaATACAAACATCATTTCCCtgtaatcaataaataaatagccTTTGTTTTTATAGGTTATATAATGCTTTtgtttttgacatatataatcaaattgatCATTATGTATGTGGATTCTCACTATTGAATAATGAAATGGCcatatatttatgatttgtattaTAAACATTAACAAAAATGTTGGCTTTTTATTTaggtttttgaattttaaacaattttttaattttaaggaaatatcttaaagttatttttaattaacataagTAGTCTAAAATCCCAACATCAGGCTGTAGCCTTACTAGTCACGACTCACGAggtcctcttttttttttttttttactcatttAGGCTAAAGGCGGTTCTGGAAAAAATTGGGCGGGAGGGAAAtcaaaagaaaagcaaaaaagaataaaaaaaaaatgagttcatCATCGGGGATTGAAACACCGGATGTAGTTTGCGAGCTGGATAATGTTCAAGGCATGGTTGATGCTCTCACTTGTGTCCGCTGGAAACGCCATCAGGTTGTTgttcttttaattattaattcattcatttttcaataaaaatacaaataattttagaagaagaagttagGGTTTTACTAGTTGACAATTAAATTCATAATTTGAACATagatttatgttgatgatacaTATAGGATGCAGTTTTGGAATTAAGTGAGCATGGAATTGTTTTGATTGTTGAGGATACCGGCTGTCTTCAAGCAAAAGTTTATCTCCAGAAAGAGGTATTCATCCATAGTCCCATACGTATTATTGTTTAGgattatgataattaattaCTGTGTTCAGATACGTAATAATGGTGGCTGAAACATATGAGGAAAAGGAGTGATGGGAATAAAGTGAgcaatgtttatattaaaaaaaaaaaaaaactactggtttttaaatatttgactATGGGCTGCaacttttttgtttcttaattaTTACCTGAGAATGGAATGACATCTTCTTGTTGGTCCGTTCTTTGTAGCTTTTTGTACGTTATGAGTATAGTGCACATGGGCGGCCTAGATTTGGAGTAAGCTTGGGGTTGTTTGTGGATTGCCTCAGCACATTTTGTATTCCAGGACATTCAAGCACAATCGAGTTCCAATATCCGGGGCCTGATATGCAACTTCTTCTCAAGTACATTTTGCTCTCAGTCTTTGTCTTGATTTGGTTCAAGTAATTAATTTGAATATAGAGAAGctagtttaatatttttttggttataaCATTAACATATTCTTCGTTGTTGCTATTGGGATACATGATCTGGATGCACTAGAATTTTCTGCATATTATACCTTTTATTCCATGTGACCCATATGCTTCTGCTGCAGTACGTGCAAGGCAGAAATTAATCTCAGTAATTCGATTTTTATGTAAAGTGTGGTCACGAAATGTAGACTTCAAAGGGTAGCACAAGGCACTGTGTATGAATACTTGTATGGTATCCATAAATAAGTCACATCTACTTGGGTCCTCAACTGAAGAATCATATCATATGACGATAACAAGATGTATCTCTGTATGCATGATCTTTATAATTCCCATCCATAAGGTTACTGCTTCTATAACTTTA includes these proteins:
- the LOC122610999 gene encoding heat shock factor protein HSF8 — protein: MEPHNAITDSGATLPSPAPAPAPMTGVNAPPPFLVKTYDMVDDPSTDKVVSWSATNNSFIVWDPPEFARDLLPKYFKHNNFSSFVRQLNTYGFRKVDPDRWEFANEGFLRGQKHLLKSIIRRKSAAVHHQPPQQPHQQTSSVGACVEVGKFGLEEEVERLKRDKNVLMQELVRLRQQQQTTDTQMQSMVQRLQGMEQRQQQMMSFLAKAVNSPGFLAHFVQQQNESTRLITEGNKKRRYKEDAVISNDHSSDGQIVKYQPMMNDAAQAMLKQIMKLDNPSPRLNTFSSALTLQEVKPPASGQSYLPAVTGILSAPLETNSEVVAANNFPDTNPLVDGQDLSDLHAF